The stretch of DNA GTTTTGCATTATCTGGGATGAAGCAACCATCCGCTGGTTTGTAAATGACCACCAGTTTCATGAGATCGATATCACGCCTGATCATATGACTGAGTTTCACGATGAGTTCTTCTTTGTTTTCAACGTTGCGGTAGGCGGAAACTGGCCGGGAGATCCTGATTACTCTACGGTATTCCCACAAAGTATGAAGGTTGACTATGTAAGGGTATTTCAAGCTGTTCCTTAGATGCCGCTTAACCCTGTGAAGGGGTGCCGGCATCAGCCGCTGAGCCTGTCTTAGCATAACACTGATTTAAATTTTTTTGAAAATGCGGATCGACAATTCTATTAAGTTACTGCTGCTTATTACCGCAGCATTTTTTATTGGGCCGGCAGAGGTCATGGCGCACGGCGGCCAACCAGATGCCAGCCCATCGCTGGCCGACCAGACTGATCACTCCGATGGTGTTTATTGCGGCAGAGCTGGCAACACTGTTAAATTAGAAGCGGGCCCGGTTTTTGTCAGGGAAACAGACCAGTATGGCCCGGTTAAGTCTGACCCGGCTTCTGATCAGGCTGTTTCAGAGGCACGTCCGGTTTTTGTTGACGGATTGGCACAGAGGGTTGAGGCATTTTCCGATCCCGACACCTGGATACGCCACGACCTGTGGGTTGAAACGGAGTTTGATATTGACGGCGACGGCCTGCCTGACCGGATGCACGTTTCGGTTACCCGTCCGCTCCAGACTGAGTATGGTCTGAAACTGCCCGTGGTATACCAGTCCAGTCCCTACTATGCCGGACGAAGCTCTACCGACCGCAGGTATTTCTGGGATGTCAGGCAGGAGCTGTACACCGAACCCAATCCGCGCGAATTCCCTCCCCCCGCCGAGCGGAGGGTCAACCGCCCTGTGATTTCGAACGCGATGATCGATTTCTGGGTGCCCCGCGGTTTTATTGCCGTTCACTCCTCAGCGCCGGGAACCGGGTACTCGCAGGGATGCCCCACGATAGGCACCGATATTGAAGCGCTGGCACCCAAGGCTGTGATCGACTGGCTGAACGGAAGGGCTAAAGGTTATAGTTCCCCTTTCGGGGAAGAGGAGGTAGAGGCTTACTGGACCACCGGCAAGGTGGGTATGATAGGTACATCATACAACGGCACACTGGCCCTCGCTGCCGCATCTACCGGGGTGGAGGGTCTTGAGGCCATAATCCCGGTGGCTCCCAATACTTCGTATTACCATTATTACAGGTCTAACGGACTGATTGTTCATCCGTACGGATGGATGGGCGAGGATATCGATTTTCTGTATGATTTTGTCCATTCAAACCCCGAGAACCGCGAATACTGCAACCTTACTGTCAGGGACACTGAAATGGCAGAGGGGATGGACCGCGTTACCGGCAACTATAATGACTTCTGGGCAAGAAGGGATCTTGCCGCCAACCTTGAGAACCTGGCGGCGGCGGTGCTGATGGCCCATGCTTTCAATGACTGGAACGTAATGCCCGAACATAGTTACCGGGTGATAGAGGTATTGAAAGAGATGGGGCTGCCACATCAGATATACTACCACCAGGGTGGTCATGGCGGCAATCCTCCTGAGGATATGATGGTCAAGTGGTTTACACGTTACCTGTTCGATGTGGACAATGGTGTTGAAGACGACCCGGTAGCATGGATCGTGCGTGAAGGTGATGACCGCCTTGAACCCACGCCATACGAAGACTATCCTCATCCCGGTGCTGCTGTGGTTGAATTCTTCCTCAAGCCGGGCGCACCGGAAACCGGGTCACTCGTGATGGAAAGGACCCCGGGGCAGGGCACGGAGACGCTGACCGACAATTTTTCTTTCAGTGGTTCTGCGCTGGCACAGGCAGAATGGACAGAGCACCGGTTGTTGTATCTGACACCCCAACTGGAAGAGGAGGTGCACATATCTGGTGTGCCATCGGTAACCATCAGGCTTTCGGTTGACAGGCCGGCGGCAAACCTCTCGGTATGGCTGGTCTCGTTGCCGTGGAATGAAGGGAGGAATGCCCGGATTACCGATAACATAATCACTCGCGGCTGGGCCGACCCCCAAAACCGTAACTGTATTATCGAAAGCGAACCCCTCGAACCGGGCAGGTTTTACGATGTCACTTTTGACCTTGAACCTGACGACCAGGTTATAAGGGCAGGTCAGCAGATAGGGCTGATGATATTTTCGAGCGACAAGGACTTCACTCTCTGGCCCGATCCTGGCACGGAAATAACAGTCGACCTGGACGGGACAACCCTCAGACTTCCCGTAGTAGGGGGGAGGGAGGCGGTCAGGTTTTAGAATGTTAATCTGATTTTCATGTTATTCTGTGTGCGTCAGCACATGGGGGTTTCATAAAGGCAATATATTACGGCTGTTTCGAAGTCAGATCCCCGGGGCTCAGGTGAATTCTTCTACCATCCTGTAAATAGCATTCTTTATTCCGGGTGACAGGGTGTCCATATAATGGTCTTCGGTAAGGCATTTTATTTCGTTGAACAGTGAGGGGTGCCTTCCGGCAATGCTGACAATGGTGTTGAAAGCGTGGTATCGGACTGATGGGCGGCTGTTGATCTTTTCCCATATGGTTACGCACAGATCAAACAGGTAGCCTTCATCTTTTTCGCTGATCTCCATCTGCTGCAGTATCTTGAGCAGTTCACGCTGATGACCGTCCTTTTTTGAAGGGATGACGTCGATTATGGTCCTGATGTGAGGGCGGATGCGGGGGTCGTTCTTTTCCATGCAGCTCCACAAAAGCCAGGCTGCCCGCCATGAGTATGGCTGCTTGTCTGCAACAGCCAGCTGTATCGCCTCCCTGAAGTCGTCATCATGCGTGGCCAGATGATCTATCATCCCGGACTTGTATGAGTGTGTGAGGATATGTTCGAGACGGGTTTCCATAATACAATTGCAATATACGGAAAATGCCGTTTTGTTCCCCGAAAGGGGAATAAGAAAGGGTCGGACCGGCTGGGGACCAGCAGTGCCGTGAGGCAAATTCAGGTCGGGGGATCGACCGGATCTTGTGAACCGGCTTGCATACTATTCGTATTTAAGAGTTACGGCCGGGTTGGCTCGTGCGGCTTTGAAAGCCTGGTAGCTGACCATAAGCACGGCAATAATGTAAGAAACGACCGATGCGGTTACAAACACCAGTGGTGAGAGGTTTATGCGGAATGCAAAATTCTCAAGCCAGTTTGTCATCAGGTACCATGCAATGGGCCAGGAGACGAGGGTTGCGATAATGAAGAGGCGGTTAATCTCTTTAAGCAGCAACCACACGACAATACCTTCGGTTGCCCCGAAAACCTTGCGTATGCCAATCTCCCGGGTTCGCTGTTCTGCTGAATAGGAGGAGAGCCCCAGTAATCCCAGTGAGGCAATTACTATTGCCAGCAGGCTGAAACCTGAAAACAGAATACCTGCGCGCCTCTCGTTACTGTACTGATCAGCAACCGAATCCTCAAGGAAGAAATAGTCAAACACCTGGTCGGGTACAAACTCATTCCACTTTTCTTCAACTGTCCTCAGTATTTCCCAGGGATTCCGGTCATCGAACCGTATAGTCAGGTACATATTGTTTTGCCCGAAAACAATGACAAGGGGACTGATCCTCTGATGAAGGGATTCATAGTGGAAATCCTCTACCACACCTACCACGGTCCTCTCGTCGTTAAGGTTGACAAAGACCTTCTGCCCGAGTGGCGAACCATCGAAACCAAATCCACGTGCTGCTGCCTGGTTTATCACTATTGCCGATGAATCTGAGGCATAATTCCTGTCAAAGTACCGGCCCTCGACTAATCTGAGATCCAGAGCTTTGTCAAGGTCATATGAAGCATTAAAGAAATTGTAGGTCTGCATGTCATCCGGCGGTGCACCCTCTTTTCGCATAATTGTATTGCCAATTATGGTTGTCGGCAGGGAGTTTGATCTGGCAACTGCTTCAATGCCGGGCAGGTTGCGCAATTCGTCTGCAAAGGACGCATGCTGCGCTGATGGCATAATATATGTCCTGTCGATGATCAGTGTATTTTGGGGATTGTACCCGAGGTCCTTGTCCCGGATAAATGATATCTGGCTGTAGACCACAAAGGTGGCGATCAGCAGTCCGATAGTGATAATGAACTGGAAGGTTACAAGAATGCCTCGAAGAATACTGCTCTTCATACCCGAGCCTGACACTCCCTTGAAGATAACCATCGGATCGATATTGGCCAGGAAGAAAGCCGGGTAACTACCCGCTGCAAAACCCACGATAAGTATGATTGCCAACAGTACGCCGGCGGTGACAGTCACCGGCAGAGCCGACAGTGCGATCTGTTTCCCTGCCATATTGTTGAATTCAGGCATCGCGATAATAACAATGACAATGGCTGTTAACAGTGCAAGTGCTGAAAGCAGAACAGATTCGGTAAGGAACTGGCCGACCAGGCTCGAACGGGTAGAACCTACAATCTTCCTTACGCCTACCTCCTTAGCTCTTTTTGCTGATCTTGCAGTGGCCAGGTTCATAAAATTTATTGCAGCGATAATGATAATGAAGAGAGCGATGAGCATCAATACATATACCATGGTGATATTGCCGCCAACCTCCATTTCAAACGGCATTTCCGATCTGAGGTGAATATCTGTAAGCGCCTGTGCGAAATAGTTGTAGCGATTGCCAAGATGCTCAAGCTCTTCCATCGAGGCTCCCATTATCTCCTCGAAAGCAGGTCCGGCATGGGTCGCAACAAGGTACTCGAAGCGGTTGTCAATCTCTTTCGGATCGGTTCCCTCCTGCAGCAGGATATATGTGTAGATGTTGTTTGATAACCAGGCGGGTGCCTGTGCCCATTGCATACTGACAAAGGAGCAGACAATATCAAATTTTATGTGGCTGTTTGAGGGTGGATCCTCCACAATGCCGGCTACCTGCCACTCCTGGTTGCCGGACCATTTCCGCACGCTTTTTCCAACGGGGTCTTCGTTGCCAAAATACCTTTCTGCGGCGGACTGTGTCATGACGAGCTGGTTGGGTGCATTGAGGATGTTGTTGGGGTCGCCGCTTATCAGCCGGAAGCCGTTAAATAGCTGGAAGAATGTTGAATCTGCATATATCAGGTTTTTTTCGATGAAGGTTTTGTCGTCGTAACGAATGTCAGGGTCTCCCCCGAAAGAGAAAACCCTGGTGTAATTGAGGATGTCGGGGTACTGATCATACGAGACCGGACCGATGGCAGTATTGCTTATCGGTGCAAGCATCTCTGTATCCTGCAGTTTGGCGTCAAGGCAAACCCTGTAAATATTCTTTGCGTTCGGGTGAAACCTGTCGTAACTGAATTCGTCTATGACGTACAGCATTATCATCAATGCGCTGGCAATGCCCACCGCCAGCCCAAACAGGTTTATAATAGTATAGCCTTTCTGTGCCAGCAGATTCCTGACCGAAACTTTGAGGTTATTATATAGCATCGAAGTGGTTGTTTAAAGGATAGGTTGTTGTTTGAAAAATAAGACGCTTATACCATATGTTTTGTTACATGCAAAAAGATAATTAAGGAAACGGGAAAACTCCATAAGTATGATTAATGTATGAGATCGTGAAAACAATCTTATTGTCGTGATCGCTTATCCAGTCAAGTATCGTCTTCAATTGCCGGGTATTTGCAGCGTGTCAGGTTATTCGTGTGCAAAGATATAAAACCCCTTCATTTTTATCTTTTCTGCATATTTTGATTACTTAACCTAATTTTATACTTTTCCCATTGGAACAGGTGCTTTTATGCTCCTGGCTTTAACTTTAATCAACCGCCTGCTATGCTGAAAGGAATATCACCAATTATAAGTCCGCAATTACTCGAGGTCCTGGCCCGCATGGGTCACGGCGACGAGATTGTGCTTGCCGATGCCCATTTTCCCGGCGAATCTCTTAACAGCCTTGTTGTTA from Marinilabiliales bacterium encodes:
- a CDS encoding ABC transporter permease — translated: MLYNNLKVSVRNLLAQKGYTIINLFGLAVGIASALMIMLYVIDEFSYDRFHPNAKNIYRVCLDAKLQDTEMLAPISNTAIGPVSYDQYPDILNYTRVFSFGGDPDIRYDDKTFIEKNLIYADSTFFQLFNGFRLISGDPNNILNAPNQLVMTQSAAERYFGNEDPVGKSVRKWSGNQEWQVAGIVEDPPSNSHIKFDIVCSFVSMQWAQAPAWLSNNIYTYILLQEGTDPKEIDNRFEYLVATHAGPAFEEIMGASMEELEHLGNRYNYFAQALTDIHLRSEMPFEMEVGGNITMVYVLMLIALFIIIIAAINFMNLATARSAKRAKEVGVRKIVGSTRSSLVGQFLTESVLLSALALLTAIVIVIIAMPEFNNMAGKQIALSALPVTVTAGVLLAIILIVGFAAGSYPAFFLANIDPMVIFKGVSGSGMKSSILRGILVTFQFIITIGLLIATFVVYSQISFIRDKDLGYNPQNTLIIDRTYIMPSAQHASFADELRNLPGIEAVARSNSLPTTIIGNTIMRKEGAPPDDMQTYNFFNASYDLDKALDLRLVEGRYFDRNYASDSSAIVINQAAARGFGFDGSPLGQKVFVNLNDERTVVGVVEDFHYESLHQRISPLVIVFGQNNMYLTIRFDDRNPWEILRTVEEKWNEFVPDQVFDYFFLEDSVADQYSNERRAGILFSGFSLLAIVIASLGLLGLSSYSAEQRTREIGIRKVFGATEGIVVWLLLKEINRLFIIATLVSWPIAWYLMTNWLENFAFRINLSPLVFVTASVVSYIIAVLMVSYQAFKAARANPAVTLKYE
- a CDS encoding Xaa-Pro dipeptidyl-peptidase — its product is MAHGGQPDASPSLADQTDHSDGVYCGRAGNTVKLEAGPVFVRETDQYGPVKSDPASDQAVSEARPVFVDGLAQRVEAFSDPDTWIRHDLWVETEFDIDGDGLPDRMHVSVTRPLQTEYGLKLPVVYQSSPYYAGRSSTDRRYFWDVRQELYTEPNPREFPPPAERRVNRPVISNAMIDFWVPRGFIAVHSSAPGTGYSQGCPTIGTDIEALAPKAVIDWLNGRAKGYSSPFGEEEVEAYWTTGKVGMIGTSYNGTLALAAASTGVEGLEAIIPVAPNTSYYHYYRSNGLIVHPYGWMGEDIDFLYDFVHSNPENREYCNLTVRDTEMAEGMDRVTGNYNDFWARRDLAANLENLAAAVLMAHAFNDWNVMPEHSYRVIEVLKEMGLPHQIYYHQGGHGGNPPEDMMVKWFTRYLFDVDNGVEDDPVAWIVREGDDRLEPTPYEDYPHPGAAVVEFFLKPGAPETGSLVMERTPGQGTETLTDNFSFSGSALAQAEWTEHRLLYLTPQLEEEVHISGVPSVTIRLSVDRPAANLSVWLVSLPWNEGRNARITDNIITRGWADPQNRNCIIESEPLEPGRFYDVTFDLEPDDQVIRAGQQIGLMIFSSDKDFTLWPDPGTEITVDLDGTTLRLPVVGGREAVRF